In one Paenibacillus sp. JQZ6Y-1 genomic region, the following are encoded:
- the pflA gene encoding pyruvate formate-lyase-activating protein — protein MVTGRVHSLETFGTVDGPGIRFVLFMQGCLMKCQYCHNPDTWNLDGGKVMELEEVLSEIQPYLNYYRSSGGGLTVSGGEPTLQAPFVKALFKEVKERWNLHTTLDSNGYNDGEKIHELLDVTDLVMLDLKHINNEKHKKLTGVSNERTLKLAQWLSDHGRKMWIRHVFVPGIHDAEEDLIALGEFIATLHGVEKFEILPYHQMGIYKWESLGRLYPLDGVPSPTEAEVERAYRLIEQGRRQGACV, from the coding sequence ATGGTAACAGGCCGTGTTCACTCGCTGGAGACCTTCGGTACTGTCGATGGTCCAGGTATTCGATTCGTACTATTTATGCAGGGGTGCCTGATGAAATGCCAGTATTGTCATAATCCCGATACCTGGAATCTAGACGGCGGCAAGGTGATGGAACTGGAAGAAGTTCTTTCCGAAATCCAGCCTTACCTGAATTACTATCGCAGCTCCGGCGGCGGGCTTACCGTCTCTGGTGGTGAACCGACACTACAAGCCCCTTTCGTCAAAGCATTGTTCAAAGAGGTCAAAGAACGCTGGAATCTGCACACAACCCTCGATAGCAACGGCTACAATGATGGGGAAAAGATTCACGAGCTGCTAGACGTGACCGATCTCGTTATGCTGGATCTCAAGCATATCAACAATGAAAAGCACAAAAAGCTAACGGGCGTATCCAATGAGCGTACACTGAAGCTGGCACAGTGGTTATCGGATCATGGACGTAAAATGTGGATACGACATGTTTTCGTACCAGGCATCCACGATGCGGAAGAAGACCTGATCGCATTGGGTGAATTCATCGCTACCCTACATGGTGTGGAGAAATTCGAGATTCTGCCATACCACCAGATGGGCATCTACAAATGGGAGTCGCTTGGTCGCCTCTATCCGCTGGACGGCGTACCTTCACCGACAGAAGCCGAAGTAGAACGCGCGTATCGCCTGATTGAGCAGGGCAGACGTCAAGGAGCCTGCGTATAA
- the pflB gene encoding formate C-acetyltransferase: MSVIERNVQDQSQQQAWRGFHTGKWTNHVDTKNFIDENIKPYVGNENFLAGPTQNTNDLWNIVSQLSREERERGGVWDVDVNTPASIVSHGPGYLDKDKEQVVGVQTDAPFKRAIQPYGGIRMVIDACKAYGFEVPQSIIDIFTNIRKTHNQGVFDAYTAEIRAARKSGIVTGLPDAYGRGRIIGDYRRVALYGVDFLMKQKQREHDETLGEYMDENTIRQREEISEQYRALNELKQMAAEHGFDISKPAQNAKEAFQWLYFGYLAAVKEQNGAAMSLGRVSSFLDIYIERDVKEGTLTEEQAQELVDHFVMKLRIVKFLRTPDYNELFSGDPTWVTESIGGMAVDGKTRVTKSSFRFLHTLYNLGPAPEPNLTVLWSEQLPEGFKKYCAKVSIETSSIQYENDDLMRPIYGDDYGIACCVSAMRIGKQMQFFGARANLAKTLLYAINGGKDEKSGAQVGPEFPAITSEYLDYDEVLNRYKPMMQWLSKVYMDALNIIHFMHDKYSYERIEMALHDRDILRTMACGIAGLSVAADSLSAIKYAKVKPIRNEQGIAVDFEIEGDYPCYGNNDDRVDQIAVELVETFMSMIRQHKTYRNALPTQSVLTITSNVVYGKKTGTTPDGRKAGEPFAPGANPMHGRDKKGALASLSSVAKLPYEDSLDGISNTFSIVPKALGKEEEIRKSNLVAMLDGYFGSDAHHLNVNVFDREQLMDAMEHPENYPQLTIRVSGYAVNFIKLTREQQLDVINRTFHSNM; encoded by the coding sequence ATGTCGGTAATCGAAAGAAACGTACAGGATCAATCACAACAACAAGCCTGGAGAGGTTTTCACACAGGTAAATGGACCAATCATGTAGACACAAAAAACTTCATTGACGAAAATATTAAACCTTATGTTGGCAACGAAAACTTCCTCGCAGGTCCAACTCAAAATACAAATGACCTGTGGAACATCGTTTCCCAGCTGTCCAGAGAAGAACGCGAGCGTGGCGGTGTATGGGATGTAGACGTGAATACACCAGCTTCCATCGTATCGCACGGTCCGGGCTACTTGGACAAAGACAAAGAGCAAGTTGTCGGCGTACAAACGGATGCACCTTTCAAACGTGCGATTCAGCCTTATGGTGGTATCCGCATGGTGATCGATGCTTGTAAAGCATACGGATTTGAAGTTCCACAATCCATAATCGACATTTTCACTAACATTCGTAAAACGCATAACCAAGGTGTATTCGATGCTTACACTGCTGAGATTCGTGCAGCACGCAAATCCGGTATCGTAACTGGTCTGCCAGATGCTTATGGTCGTGGACGCATTATCGGTGACTATCGCCGTGTAGCGCTGTATGGTGTAGACTTCCTGATGAAACAAAAACAACGTGAGCATGACGAAACACTGGGCGAATACATGGACGAAAACACCATTCGCCAACGGGAAGAAATCAGCGAGCAATACAGAGCGCTGAATGAACTGAAGCAAATGGCAGCCGAACACGGCTTCGACATTTCCAAACCAGCACAAAATGCTAAAGAAGCGTTCCAATGGTTGTACTTCGGTTATCTGGCAGCTGTGAAAGAACAAAACGGCGCAGCAATGTCGCTCGGACGTGTATCTTCCTTCCTCGATATTTACATTGAACGCGATGTAAAAGAAGGCACACTGACTGAAGAACAAGCACAAGAACTAGTTGACCATTTTGTTATGAAACTGCGGATTGTGAAATTCCTGCGTACACCAGATTACAACGAACTGTTCAGTGGTGACCCAACATGGGTAACCGAATCAATCGGTGGTATGGCAGTCGACGGCAAAACTCGGGTAACCAAAAGCAGCTTCCGCTTCCTGCATACCCTGTACAATCTAGGTCCTGCACCAGAACCGAACCTGACTGTTCTGTGGTCTGAACAACTGCCAGAAGGCTTCAAAAAATATTGTGCCAAAGTTTCTATCGAAACAAGCTCTATTCAGTATGAAAATGATGATCTGATGCGTCCGATCTATGGTGATGACTACGGTATTGCTTGCTGCGTATCCGCGATGCGTATCGGTAAACAAATGCAATTCTTCGGCGCACGTGCCAACCTTGCCAAAACATTGCTGTATGCGATCAACGGTGGTAAAGACGAGAAATCCGGCGCACAAGTAGGGCCTGAATTCCCAGCGATTACTTCCGAGTACCTCGATTATGATGAAGTGCTGAACCGTTACAAACCGATGATGCAATGGCTGTCGAAAGTGTACATGGATGCACTGAACATCATCCACTTCATGCACGATAAATACAGCTATGAGCGTATCGAAATGGCACTGCATGATCGTGACATTCTGCGTACAATGGCTTGCGGTATTGCCGGTCTGTCGGTTGCTGCTGACTCCCTGAGCGCTATCAAATACGCGAAAGTGAAACCGATCCGTAACGAACAAGGCATCGCTGTTGACTTTGAAATTGAAGGCGACTACCCTTGCTACGGTAACAACGATGATCGTGTCGATCAGATCGCCGTAGAGCTGGTTGAAACCTTCATGAGCATGATTCGCCAACACAAAACGTACCGTAACGCACTGCCGACTCAATCTGTACTGACCATCACATCGAACGTCGTATATGGTAAGAAAACAGGTACTACACCAGACGGACGTAAAGCAGGCGAACCATTTGCACCGGGTGCGAACCCAATGCATGGACGCGACAAAAAAGGCGCACTGGCATCCCTGAGTTCCGTTGCTAAACTGCCATACGAAGATAGCCTAGACGGTATCTCCAACACCTTCTCCATCGTGCCAAAAGCACTGGGTAAAGAAGAAGAAATTCGCAAATCCAATCTGGTGGCTATGCTGGATGGCTACTTCGGTAGTGACGCTCACCACTTGAACGTCAACGTATTTGACCGTGAACAACTGATGGATGCGATGGAACATCCAGAGAACTATCCACAGCTGACCATTCGTGTCTCTGGCTATGCGGTTAACTTTATTAAACTGACTAGAGAGCAACAGCTGGACGTAATCAACCGTACGTTCCACAGCAACATGTAA
- the adhE gene encoding bifunctional acetaldehyde-CoA/alcohol dehydrogenase yields MAVKNDAARTVELTAQEEIQKLIDKGNKAYNAFMKMDQEQIDNIVQAMALAGLDKHMHLAKMAVEETGRGVYEDKITKNLFATEYIYHSIKNEKTVGVIEDNAYDSFQKIAEPVGIIMGITPVTNPTSTTMFKALIAIKTRNPIIFGFHPSAQQCSREAARILLEAAVKHGAPADCIQWIDNPSMDKTNALMNHPDVALILATGGGAMVKAAYSCGKPALGVGPGNVPAFIEKSADLKQAVTDLILSKSFDNGMICASEQAVVIEEPVFDQVKKLMIDNGCYFLTKEEVGKLTAGAMNVDKCAVNPVIVGQPATKIAEMSGITVPADTKILVAELEGVGTKYPLSAEKLSPVLACYKVKNADQGIERAAQIVEFGGMGHSSAIHSNNEDVIQKFADRLQTGRIIVNSPSTHGAIGDIYNTNLPSLTLGCGSYGRNSTSSNVTAVNLINIKRVARRTVNMQWFKIPSKVYFEKGSTQYLAKMPNISRVAIVTDPMMVQLGYVGKVEHYLRQRQTPVAIEVFSEVEPDPSTATVERGRQMMERFQPDCIIALGGGSPMDAAKGMWLFYEYPDVSFDNLKQKFMDIRKRIYKYPNLGQKAQFVAIPTTSGTGSEVTSFAVITDKEKGNTKYPLADYELTPDVAIVDPEFVYSLPRVAVADTGMDVLTHAIEAYVSNMANDYTDGLAIKAIQLVFQYLEQSALTGDKLAREKMHNASTIAGMAFANAFLGINHSLAHKWGGQYHTAHGRTNAILMPHVIRYNAKKPTKFASFPKYSHFIADERYAEIARILGLPARTTEEGVNSLVNAIRDLNRKLGIPETFQELGFDAKDFESRVDYLADRAFEDQCTTANPKMPLVTELADVYRNAFYGKFE; encoded by the coding sequence ATGGCTGTAAAAAATGATGCCGCTCGTACCGTTGAATTGACTGCACAGGAAGAGATTCAAAAGCTGATCGACAAGGGCAACAAAGCCTACAACGCTTTTATGAAAATGGATCAGGAGCAAATCGACAACATTGTACAGGCGATGGCGCTTGCCGGGCTAGACAAGCATATGCACCTTGCTAAAATGGCAGTGGAAGAAACAGGCCGGGGGGTATATGAGGATAAAATCACCAAGAACTTGTTTGCTACCGAATATATCTACCATAGCATCAAAAATGAGAAAACAGTCGGCGTGATTGAAGACAACGCGTATGACAGTTTCCAAAAGATTGCTGAACCAGTTGGAATTATCATGGGGATCACGCCTGTAACGAATCCGACATCTACAACAATGTTCAAGGCATTGATTGCAATCAAAACGCGCAACCCAATCATCTTTGGTTTCCACCCATCTGCACAGCAATGCAGCCGTGAAGCTGCTCGCATTTTGCTAGAAGCAGCTGTCAAACATGGTGCACCTGCTGACTGTATCCAATGGATCGACAATCCGTCGATGGACAAAACAAACGCGCTGATGAATCACCCTGACGTAGCACTCATTCTGGCTACTGGTGGTGGTGCGATGGTAAAAGCGGCATATAGCTGCGGTAAACCTGCACTGGGCGTAGGTCCGGGTAACGTACCTGCATTTATTGAGAAAAGCGCCGATCTGAAACAAGCGGTAACTGATCTGATCCTGTCCAAATCGTTTGATAACGGTATGATCTGTGCTTCCGAGCAAGCGGTAGTTATTGAAGAACCTGTTTTCGATCAAGTAAAAAAATTGATGATCGACAACGGCTGCTATTTCCTCACCAAAGAAGAAGTCGGCAAACTGACTGCCGGCGCAATGAATGTGGACAAATGTGCAGTGAATCCAGTCATCGTCGGACAACCTGCCACCAAAATTGCTGAAATGAGCGGAATTACCGTTCCTGCTGATACCAAAATTCTGGTAGCCGAGCTGGAAGGGGTAGGCACCAAATATCCGCTATCTGCTGAGAAATTAAGCCCTGTACTGGCTTGCTATAAAGTAAAAAATGCTGATCAAGGCATCGAACGTGCGGCTCAAATCGTAGAATTTGGCGGCATGGGTCACTCTTCGGCGATCCACTCGAACAATGAAGACGTAATCCAGAAATTCGCGGATCGTCTGCAAACAGGACGGATCATCGTTAACTCGCCTTCGACCCACGGCGCAATCGGTGACATTTACAATACGAACCTGCCTTCGCTGACACTGGGCTGCGGATCGTATGGACGCAACTCGACATCGTCGAACGTCACTGCCGTCAATCTGATTAACATTAAAAGGGTGGCTCGCCGTACCGTGAATATGCAATGGTTCAAAATCCCATCGAAAGTATACTTTGAAAAAGGATCGACGCAATACCTTGCCAAAATGCCGAACATCAGCCGTGTAGCGATTGTTACTGACCCGATGATGGTACAGCTCGGTTATGTGGGAAAAGTAGAGCACTATCTGCGTCAGCGTCAAACGCCAGTAGCTATTGAAGTATTCTCGGAAGTGGAACCTGATCCATCGACAGCAACGGTAGAACGCGGTCGTCAAATGATGGAACGCTTCCAGCCAGACTGCATTATCGCACTGGGCGGCGGTTCGCCAATGGATGCTGCCAAAGGTATGTGGCTGTTCTACGAATATCCAGATGTAAGCTTTGACAACCTGAAACAAAAATTCATGGATATTCGCAAACGGATCTACAAATATCCAAATCTAGGTCAAAAAGCACAATTCGTTGCCATCCCAACCACATCGGGTACCGGTTCGGAAGTGACTTCGTTCGCTGTTATCACCGACAAAGAAAAAGGCAATACCAAATATCCATTGGCAGATTACGAGCTGACTCCAGACGTAGCGATTGTCGATCCCGAATTTGTATACAGCCTGCCACGTGTAGCGGTAGCGGATACTGGTATGGACGTGCTGACTCATGCTATCGAAGCCTATGTATCGAATATGGCGAATGACTACACCGATGGTCTGGCGATCAAAGCGATTCAGCTGGTGTTCCAATACTTGGAGCAATCGGCACTGACTGGCGACAAACTGGCACGCGAGAAAATGCACAACGCTTCGACCATCGCTGGTATGGCATTTGCTAACGCATTCCTTGGCATCAACCACAGTCTGGCGCATAAATGGGGCGGTCAATACCATACCGCACATGGACGTACCAATGCGATTCTGATGCCACACGTCATCCGTTACAATGCGAAAAAACCGACCAAGTTTGCATCGTTCCCTAAATATTCGCACTTTATCGCTGACGAACGCTATGCCGAAATCGCCCGTATTCTGGGACTGCCTGCTCGTACGACAGAAGAAGGTGTGAATAGTCTGGTCAACGCGATTCGCGATCTGAACCGCAAACTGGGCATCCCTGAGACATTCCAAGAGCTGGGCTTTGACGCGAAGGACTTTGAATCGCGTGTAGATTATTTGGCAGACCGTGCCTTTGAAGATCAATGTACCACTGCCAATCCGAAAATGCCGCTTGTAACCGAGCTGGCTGATGTATACCGCAACGCGTTCTATGGCAAATTTGAATAA
- a CDS encoding Crp/Fnr family transcriptional regulator, producing the protein MNNQMERMTQNENSNTTSFSPVNMERLLSYATERNVPAGSHLFWEGDISDKLYYIKSGRVKLTKSTDEGKELILYMYQNGDMIGQADLFSGTRLGFTAEALEDTEVAVIDHKDLELIICQHCDFAIDFMKWMGTHHRLTQTKVRDLMLYGKPGALCSTLIRLSNTYGEDYNEDGSILINKKITHTDLSNMIGATRESVNRMLSDLRKKDTIEYEHGMIIIHDLEALQEVCHCELCPKEVCRI; encoded by the coding sequence ATGAATAATCAAATGGAACGCATGACTCAGAACGAAAACAGCAATACGACTAGCTTCTCGCCCGTCAATATGGAGCGACTCTTATCGTATGCAACGGAGCGCAATGTGCCTGCCGGTTCGCATCTGTTCTGGGAAGGCGATATTTCGGACAAATTATATTACATTAAAAGCGGACGTGTAAAACTAACCAAATCGACTGACGAAGGTAAAGAACTCATTCTGTATATGTACCAAAATGGCGATATGATCGGACAGGCAGATCTGTTCTCGGGTACGCGTCTGGGCTTCACTGCGGAAGCGTTAGAGGATACCGAGGTTGCGGTAATCGATCATAAAGACTTGGAGCTGATCATCTGTCAGCACTGTGACTTTGCGATTGATTTTATGAAATGGATGGGTACACACCACCGTCTGACTCAAACCAAAGTACGTGACCTGATGCTGTACGGCAAACCAGGTGCACTCTGCTCGACGCTCATTCGTCTGAGCAATACGTATGGCGAAGATTATAATGAAGACGGCTCGATCCTGATCAATAAAAAAATTACACATACTGATCTGTCGAATATGATCGGCGCTACCCGTGAGAGCGTCAACCGGATGCTGAGCGATTTGCGTAAAAAAGATACGATTGAATACGAGCATGGCATGATCATTATTCACGATCTGGAGGCTTTGCAGGAAGTGTGTCATTGCGAACTATGCCCGAAAGAAGTCTGCCGCATCTAA
- a CDS encoding winged helix-turn-helix transcriptional regulator, giving the protein MEQHQLGLCPRFETAFSFLGKRWNGLIIQSLMSGPKRFKDISNLIPMMSDKMLSERMKDLEASGILLRQVYPETPVRIEYELTEKGRALQPVMDQIQNWAEQWVD; this is encoded by the coding sequence ATGGAACAGCATCAGCTGGGTTTATGTCCGCGGTTTGAGACAGCGTTCTCTTTTCTCGGGAAACGATGGAACGGCCTGATTATTCAGTCCCTGATGAGCGGACCTAAACGGTTCAAAGACATATCCAATCTCATCCCGATGATGAGCGACAAAATGCTCTCAGAGCGTATGAAGGATCTGGAAGCAAGCGGTATTTTGTTACGCCAGGTCTATCCGGAGACTCCGGTACGGATTGAGTATGAACTGACGGAAAAAGGACGCGCCCTGCAGCCGGTTATGGATCAAATCCAAAATTGGGCGGAGCAGTGGGTAGACTAA
- a CDS encoding uracil-DNA glycosylase, whose protein sequence is MEYRNSHDSAFAIGHVPLPPELVQSCLKRVEGLRLEGFLTGFGKWPGSLMLVGEAPGANEIQQGRPFCGQAGKVLDGYLDHLQLTRDDLYITSAVRSRPYRDKPVKNHPERLSRANRTPTSKEVLAYAPILDYEIATVQPQVLITLGNIGLHRLIGNSTSVSQIHGQPRQTAIRQVDPYHPEQGYTWSEQSYWVFPLYHPAAILYNRSLEQTIQEDLHRLRDFIHEVIKYKPEQ, encoded by the coding sequence ATGGAATATAGGAACAGCCACGACTCTGCTTTTGCAATTGGTCATGTTCCTTTGCCGCCAGAGCTAGTACAGTCCTGTCTCAAGCGTGTCGAAGGGCTGCGGTTAGAAGGGTTTTTGACCGGATTCGGCAAATGGCCGGGTTCGCTGATGCTAGTTGGCGAAGCGCCGGGAGCCAACGAAATTCAGCAGGGACGTCCATTTTGCGGACAAGCAGGCAAGGTGCTGGACGGCTATCTGGATCATTTACAATTGACGCGCGATGATTTATACATTACGAGTGCGGTGCGTAGTCGTCCGTATCGTGACAAGCCAGTGAAGAATCACCCAGAGCGCCTCAGTCGGGCGAATCGTACACCGACCAGCAAAGAAGTGCTGGCATATGCACCCATTTTGGATTATGAGATTGCTACTGTACAGCCGCAGGTATTGATCACACTGGGCAATATTGGGTTGCACCGATTGATCGGCAACAGCACCAGCGTATCGCAGATTCATGGACAACCACGGCAGACTGCGATTCGGCAGGTAGACCCGTACCATCCAGAACAAGGATACACGTGGTCGGAGCAGTCTTATTGGGTGTTTCCGCTCTATCATCCAGCAGCAATTCTGTACAATCGTTCGTTAGAGCAGACCATTCAGGAGGATCTGCATCGATTGCGCGATTTCATTCACGAAGTTATAAAATATAAGCCGGAACAATGA
- a CDS encoding ThuA domain-containing protein — protein sequence MINVTVWNEFVHEQIRDDVKAVYPDGIHKVLADGLTKEGFACRTATLDQDEHGLTESVLNSTDVMLWWGHTAHDLVDDDIAEAVVRRVNEGMGLIVLHSGHFSKPFKQLMGTSCDLKWRVADEQEILWCVNPTHPIAQGVNPSITLDKEEMYGEFFDVPAPDELVYLSNFEGGEVFRSGCTYRRGHGKIFYFRPGHETYPTYYNQDIMHIIANAVRWAYPASNARPAFGRTEPQRAIGSSKLTV from the coding sequence ATGATTAACGTAACAGTCTGGAATGAGTTTGTACATGAGCAAATCCGCGATGATGTAAAAGCCGTATACCCGGATGGAATTCACAAAGTACTCGCAGACGGATTGACCAAAGAAGGCTTCGCCTGCCGCACAGCAACGCTGGATCAGGATGAGCACGGTCTGACGGAATCCGTTCTGAACTCTACGGATGTTATGCTCTGGTGGGGCCATACTGCGCACGACCTGGTCGACGACGATATCGCCGAAGCAGTCGTACGACGCGTAAATGAAGGCATGGGTCTCATTGTGCTTCATTCTGGACACTTTTCCAAACCATTCAAACAACTGATGGGCACCAGCTGCGATCTGAAATGGCGCGTAGCCGACGAGCAGGAAATCCTATGGTGTGTCAACCCGACGCATCCGATCGCACAGGGCGTTAACCCTTCGATCACACTGGACAAAGAAGAAATGTATGGTGAATTCTTTGATGTACCAGCGCCGGATGAACTGGTGTACCTGAGCAACTTTGAAGGCGGGGAAGTATTCCGCAGCGGCTGTACGTATCGCCGTGGTCACGGGAAGATCTTCTACTTCCGTCCAGGTCATGAAACGTACCCTACGTATTACAATCAAGATATTATGCACATCATTGCCAATGCGGTACGCTGGGCATATCCTGCCAGCAACGCACGTCCAGCATTTGGACGTACCGAACCGCAACGTGCAATCGGCAGCAGCAAACTGACCGTATAA
- a CDS encoding sugar phosphate isomerase/epimerase family protein → MKLGVFMVLLNNKSFEEALDYVAEKGVKAVEIGSGGNPGAVHCKPDELLADAGKLREFKKAVESRGLMISALSCHGNPLHPQKAIAQEAHEDFVKSVKLAQKLDVPVVNTFSGCPGDSDNAKYPNWPVAPWPTDYSDLLDWQWNTKVIPYWTENGKLASDHNVKVGIELHGGFSVHTPGTMLKLREAAGEAIGANLDPSHMWWQGIDPVAAIKILGKNGAIHHFHAKDTITDTDNMNMNGVTDMHSYAEMNDRAWQFRTVGYGHDLKTWADIVSALRLVGYDYVVSIEHEDGLMSVNEGFTKAVHNLQQVMIEEELGEMWWV, encoded by the coding sequence ATGAAATTGGGCGTATTTATGGTATTGCTGAACAACAAAAGCTTTGAGGAGGCGCTTGACTATGTTGCCGAAAAAGGCGTTAAGGCGGTAGAGATCGGTTCGGGCGGTAATCCGGGCGCAGTTCACTGTAAGCCGGACGAATTGCTGGCAGATGCAGGCAAGCTGCGCGAGTTCAAAAAAGCGGTAGAATCTCGTGGTTTGATGATTAGCGCATTGAGCTGCCACGGCAATCCGCTGCATCCACAAAAAGCGATTGCTCAGGAAGCACATGAGGATTTTGTTAAATCAGTTAAGCTGGCTCAAAAGCTGGATGTACCAGTCGTGAATACGTTCTCTGGTTGTCCGGGTGACAGCGACAACGCTAAATATCCAAACTGGCCCGTAGCACCATGGCCAACGGATTACAGCGATCTGCTGGACTGGCAATGGAATACGAAAGTCATTCCATACTGGACGGAGAATGGCAAGCTGGCTTCTGATCACAATGTCAAAGTCGGTATTGAGCTACACGGTGGATTCTCCGTGCATACCCCAGGCACAATGTTGAAGCTGCGTGAAGCAGCAGGCGAAGCGATTGGAGCGAACCTTGACCCAAGTCATATGTGGTGGCAAGGGATCGATCCTGTCGCAGCAATAAAAATTTTGGGGAAAAATGGCGCAATTCATCATTTTCATGCTAAAGATACGATCACGGATACCGATAATATGAATATGAACGGTGTAACGGACATGCACTCCTACGCGGAGATGAACGATAGAGCATGGCAATTCCGTACCGTCGGTTATGGTCACGATTTGAAAACATGGGCAGACATTGTCAGCGCCCTGCGCCTGGTAGGTTACGATTACGTTGTTAGCATAGAGCATGAAGACGGATTAATGTCCGTAAACGAAGGATTTACTAAAGCCGTCCACAACTTGCAGCAGGTTATGATCGAAGAAGAACTCGGCGAGATGTGGTGGGTCTAA
- a CDS encoding Gfo/Idh/MocA family protein translates to MSNQTLNIGIIGCGGIANGKHLPSLAKQPLAKLVAFCDIVQERAAEAAEQYGVTGAKVYTDYKELLADGSIDVIHVCTPNDSHAVISIAALESGKHVLCEKPMAKTTAEAQQMVDAAKRTGKKLSIAYQNRFRDDSLYLKQMVEDGDLGDVYYGKAIALRRRAVPTWGVFLDEDKQGGGPLIDIGTHALDLTLWLMDNYKPKSVLGSTFHKLGPRPNSANAFGPWDPEQFKVEDSAFGFITMENGAVIALESSWALNIRQFGEAQTLLCGTEGGADMSDGLHINGEKNGRLIDSKVDLNSGGVAFYSGDTEDAGAREARMWLEAIINDTEPLVKPEQALVVTQILEAIYESARTGRAIELQQQVASV, encoded by the coding sequence ATGTCTAATCAGACATTGAATATTGGCATCATCGGCTGCGGCGGGATTGCTAACGGCAAGCACTTGCCAAGTCTCGCCAAGCAGCCGCTTGCCAAGCTCGTTGCCTTCTGTGATATTGTGCAGGAGCGCGCAGCGGAAGCAGCAGAGCAATACGGCGTTACAGGTGCCAAAGTATATACCGATTATAAGGAACTGCTCGCAGATGGCAGTATTGATGTGATTCACGTCTGCACACCAAATGATTCCCATGCTGTCATCAGTATTGCGGCATTGGAATCCGGCAAGCACGTACTCTGTGAAAAGCCGATGGCAAAAACGACTGCCGAAGCCCAGCAAATGGTCGATGCAGCCAAACGCACAGGCAAAAAGTTATCTATCGCTTACCAAAACCGCTTCCGTGACGACAGTCTCTACTTGAAGCAAATGGTCGAAGATGGCGATCTAGGCGATGTGTATTACGGCAAGGCGATTGCACTGCGTCGCCGCGCTGTACCGACGTGGGGTGTATTTCTGGATGAGGACAAGCAAGGCGGCGGGCCATTGATCGATATTGGTACCCATGCTTTGGATCTCACCTTATGGCTGATGGACAATTACAAGCCAAAAAGTGTTCTTGGTTCTACATTCCATAAGCTCGGTCCACGTCCGAACTCTGCGAATGCGTTCGGTCCTTGGGACCCAGAACAGTTTAAGGTAGAGGATTCAGCATTTGGCTTTATCACGATGGAGAATGGAGCGGTCATCGCGCTGGAATCCAGCTGGGCGCTCAATATTCGTCAATTCGGCGAAGCACAGACATTACTGTGTGGAACCGAGGGCGGTGCAGATATGAGTGATGGGCTGCATATCAACGGGGAAAAGAATGGGCGTCTGATCGACAGCAAGGTTGATCTCAACTCTGGCGGCGTTGCTTTTTACTCCGGCGATACGGAAGATGCTGGTGCACGCGAAGCTCGCATGTGGCTGGAAGCGATCATCAACGATACCGAGCCGCTGGTGAAGCCAGAGCAGGCATTGGTTGTTACGCAAATTCTAGAAGCCATCTACGAATCAGCACGCACAGGTCGAGCGATTGAATTGCAGCAGCAGGTAGCATCGGTATAA